A segment of the Geoglobus ahangari genome:
GCCCGGGGGTGTCAATAAAAAGAAGGCCGGGAATTACGACGTTTACGTTCCAGATGTCTTTGCAGATCTCCTTTATCGCAGAAAGCGGGATTTCTGTTGCGCCAATGTGCTGGGTTATGCCTCCAGCCTCTCTCGCGGTTACGTTGCTTCTCCTGATCCTGTCCAGTAGGGTCGTTTTGCCGTGATCAACGTGTCCGAGCACTGCCACTATCGGGGTTCTGAGGACCTTCATCTCTCGTAAACCCAGTCCTCGTCAACCTTGGCATAATCCACTATCTCGTCATCGCTGAAGAATATCGAGATCTCCCTCTTGGCAGACTCGGGGGAGTCTGAGGCGTGCACCACGTTTCTCCCGATATCCATCGCCAGATCTCCCCTGATTGTTCCCGGCTCGGCCTCAACAGGATTGGTCTTGCCGACCAGATTCCTGACGACGCTTATGGCCGACTTGCCCTCAACGACCATCGCCACGACCGGGCCGGAAGTTATGTAGCTGACGAGGGCGTTGAAGAACGGCTTTTCCCTGTGCTCCGCGTAATGGGTCTCTGCCATCTCCTTGGGGATTCTGAGCATCTTCATCGCAACGATCTTGAGGCCCTTTCTCTCCAGCCTCGACACTACCTCGCCTATGAGCCCCCTCTGCACTCCATCGGGCTTTACCATCACGAAAGTCCTCTCAACCTCCATTTCACTGCCCCCTCACGTAGTACTTTGTCCACTTGAGCTTCCTCGGGTTCCTCTTCAGAACAACCATGTTCTTCTCGCACTTCCTCGAGCAGAAGTGGAGGATCTTGCCGTCCCTCCTCACGTAGATCTTACCCGTCCCCGGCTCGATCTCCTCACCGCAGAACGAGCATATCCTCTTCTCCACTGCCACAAGATCACCTCACTGCAAGCTTCTTGGCCTCTCTCGCAGTCTC
Coding sequences within it:
- a CDS encoding 50S ribosomal protein L24e; this encodes MEKRICSFCGEEIEPGTGKIYVRRDGKILHFCSRKCEKNMVVLKRNPRKLKWTKYYVRGQ
- the ndk gene encoding nucleoside-diphosphate kinase, producing the protein MEVERTFVMVKPDGVQRGLIGEVVSRLERKGLKIVAMKMLRIPKEMAETHYAEHREKPFFNALVSYITSGPVVAMVVEGKSAISVVRNLVGKTNPVEAEPGTIRGDLAMDIGRNVVHASDSPESAKREISIFFSDDEIVDYAKVDEDWVYER